Proteins encoded by one window of Emticicia oligotrophica DSM 17448:
- a CDS encoding CcmD family protein, translating into MKKIFSFLVLLFTSFNLFAQEIEMADKMRSEGKIWVVVGVITIVFIGIITYLVLLDRKISKIEKNL; encoded by the coding sequence ATGAAAAAAATATTCTCGTTTTTAGTATTACTTTTTACCTCTTTTAATCTTTTTGCTCAAGAAATTGAGATGGCCGATAAAATGCGTTCAGAAGGAAAGATTTGGGTGGTTGTAGGTGTTATTACAATTGTTTTTATCGGAATTATTACCTATTTAGTTTTGTTAGATAGAAAGATAAGCAAGATTGAAAAAAACTTGTAA